One Comamonas endophytica DNA window includes the following coding sequences:
- a CDS encoding ATP-binding cassette domain-containing protein: MIPSPSPALLEVTDLARSYRLPREQLWRAAPRIDALRGVSLRVEPGRSLGVVGESGSGKSTLARLVMALDRPDAGQVKILGQDVHRLGPQALRAARRDFQMVFQDPYGSLDPRQRVARIVGEPLQALALGSRAALREQAAQALAEVGLHSADLDKYPHEFSGGQRQRIAIARALITRPRLIVADEPVSALDVSVQAQVLNLLRDLQQLHGLGYLLISHDLAVVQQLCDEVVVLYQGRIVERGAPAQLFHAPQHPYTRALVAAVPQIAPGRSRARRSQRVGAQ; this comes from the coding sequence ATGATCCCGTCCCCCTCCCCGGCGCTGCTGGAAGTCACCGACCTGGCGCGCAGCTACCGCCTGCCGCGCGAGCAGCTGTGGCGCGCGGCGCCGCGCATCGACGCGCTGCGCGGCGTGAGCCTGCGCGTGGAGCCCGGGCGCAGCCTGGGTGTCGTGGGCGAATCCGGCTCGGGCAAGTCCACGCTGGCGCGGCTGGTGATGGCGCTGGACCGGCCCGATGCGGGCCAGGTGAAGATACTCGGCCAGGACGTGCACCGGCTGGGGCCGCAGGCGCTGCGCGCGGCGCGGCGCGATTTCCAGATGGTGTTCCAGGACCCCTACGGCTCGCTCGATCCGCGCCAGCGCGTGGCGCGCATCGTCGGCGAGCCGCTGCAGGCGCTGGCCTTGGGCAGCCGGGCTGCGCTGCGCGAGCAGGCGGCGCAGGCGCTGGCCGAGGTCGGGCTGCACAGCGCCGATCTGGACAAATACCCGCATGAATTCTCCGGCGGCCAGCGCCAGCGCATCGCCATCGCGCGCGCACTGATCACGCGCCCGCGCCTGATCGTGGCCGACGAGCCGGTGAGCGCGCTCGACGTATCGGTGCAGGCCCAGGTGCTCAATCTGCTGCGCGACCTGCAGCAGCTCCATGGCCTGGGCTATCTGCTGATCAGCCATGACCTGGCCGTGGTGCAGCAGCTGTGCGACGAGGTGGTGGTGCTGTACCAGGGCCGGATCGTCGAGCGCGGCGCGCCCGCGCAGCTGTTCCACGCGCCGCAGCACCCCTATACCCGCGCGCTGGTCGCGGCCGTGCCGCAGATCGCGCCGGGGCGCTCGCGCGCCCGCCGCAGTCAACGCGTGGGGGCACAATAG
- a CDS encoding BLUF domain-containing protein gives MLVRLIYASRAADASPAAIEAILTQAREHNPGSGITGVLCYGGGVFLQAIEGGRSQVSALFGHIQRDARHQDVELLHYEEIAERRFGGWTMGQVNLSRINHAIVLKYSETIELNPYVVSGKMSLALLEELMATASIGSRG, from the coding sequence ATGCTGGTGCGCCTGATCTATGCAAGCCGTGCGGCGGATGCCTCGCCCGCCGCGATCGAAGCCATCCTGACCCAGGCGCGCGAGCACAATCCGGGCTCGGGCATCACCGGGGTGCTGTGCTACGGCGGGGGCGTGTTCCTGCAGGCCATCGAGGGCGGGCGCTCCCAGGTCAGCGCGCTCTTCGGCCACATCCAGCGCGATGCGCGCCACCAGGACGTGGAACTGCTGCACTACGAGGAAATCGCCGAGCGGCGCTTTGGCGGCTGGACCATGGGCCAGGTCAACCTGTCGCGCATCAACCATGCGATCGTGCTCAAGTACTCGGAGACCATCGAGCTCAATCCCTATGTGGTGTCGGGAAAGATGTCGCTGGCGTTGCTGGAGGAGTTGATGGCGACGGCGTCGATTGGAAGCCGGGGGTGA
- the nudB gene encoding dihydroneopterin triphosphate diphosphatase, which produces MPKIPQSVLVVIHTPQRQVLLLQRAGQPDFWQSVTGSKDFEHEPWEVVAAREVREETGIDAHAEGCSLRDWRLENVYTIYPEWQHRYAPGVWHNTERVFGLEVPSYTGVRLNPCEHTAFAWHPWLEAADRCAAASNAEAILLLPRLAASSSRSHRCT; this is translated from the coding sequence ATGCCCAAGATTCCCCAATCCGTGCTGGTGGTGATCCACACGCCGCAGCGCCAGGTGCTTTTGCTGCAGCGCGCCGGCCAGCCGGACTTCTGGCAGTCGGTCACGGGCAGCAAGGATTTCGAGCACGAGCCCTGGGAAGTGGTGGCCGCGCGCGAGGTGCGCGAGGAGACCGGCATCGATGCCCATGCCGAGGGCTGCAGCCTGCGCGACTGGCGGCTCGAGAACGTCTACACCATCTATCCCGAGTGGCAGCACCGCTATGCGCCCGGGGTCTGGCACAACACCGAGCGGGTGTTCGGCCTGGAGGTGCCGTCCTACACCGGCGTGAGGTTGAATCCTTGCGAGCACACCGCATTTGCTTGGCATCCTTGGCTGGAAGCGGCGGACCGCTGTGCGGCTGCATCGAATGCCGAAGCCATATTGCTTCTGCCCCGGCTGGCTGCTTCTTCTTCTCGTTCTCACCGCTGTACATGA
- a CDS encoding LysE family translocator: MPTPESLLAFFGVSLLLALSPGPDNIFVLLQSARHGARAGMAVVLGLCAGLVAHTAAVALGLAAVFASSPMAFTVLKYCGAAYLAWLAWQAWRAPVAQADPAAPQQSAALDARALRRMVARGVIMNLTNPKVLIFFLAFLPQFADPARGGLAPQIMALGCVFMLAALLVFGAMACFSGAFGRLLQRSAKGQRWLNRLTALVFVGLALRLASLQR, translated from the coding sequence ATGCCCACCCCCGAATCCCTCCTCGCCTTCTTCGGCGTCTCCCTTCTGCTCGCCCTGAGCCCTGGCCCCGACAACATCTTCGTGCTGCTGCAATCGGCACGACACGGAGCGCGCGCCGGCATGGCCGTAGTGTTGGGCCTGTGCGCCGGCCTGGTAGCGCACACGGCCGCCGTCGCGCTGGGCCTGGCCGCGGTATTCGCTTCCTCGCCCATGGCATTCACGGTGCTCAAATACTGCGGCGCGGCCTATCTCGCCTGGCTGGCCTGGCAGGCATGGCGCGCGCCGGTGGCCCAGGCCGATCCTGCCGCACCGCAGCAGAGCGCGGCCCTCGATGCGCGCGCGCTGCGCCGCATGGTGGCGCGCGGCGTGATCATGAATCTCACCAACCCGAAGGTGCTGATCTTCTTCCTGGCCTTCCTGCCGCAGTTCGCCGACCCGGCGCGCGGCGGCCTGGCGCCGCAGATCATGGCGCTGGGCTGTGTCTTCATGCTGGCGGCGCTGCTGGTGTTCGGCGCGATGGCCTGCTTTTCCGGCGCGTTCGGCCGGCTGCTGCAGCGCTCGGCCAAAGGCCAGCGCTGGCTCAACCGGCTGACCGCGCTGGTGTTTGTCGGCCTTGCGCTGCGCCTGGCTTCGCTGCAGCGCTGA
- a CDS encoding ABC transporter substrate-binding protein encodes MLNRRRVLAASSLASTSLLASWSALAQEKKNSIVIALTLEPPGLDPTANAASSIAEIVQYNLFETLTKINSDGSVSPLLAESWEVGSDLKTFTFKLRKGVRFHNGEPFNAETVKFSFERAAAEKSTNKDRRNFTGLRVQVVDPYTVTIVNEDVDPDFLFVLGQATSIIVEPKSAATNATQPVGTGPYLVGRWSKGASVTLNAWKDFRAARDIQIQRATFRFIPDPAAQVAALMAGDVDCFPRVSPRSIAQFKSNPRFEVLVSGSRAKTIMAMNNARKPLSDVRVRRAIAAAIDRKAVIDGAAEGYGVPIGSYYVPTAFGYVDTTGVNPYDLAKAKALLAEAGVKLPLTLTMTLPPAPYARQGGEVIAAQLAKIGIQVKLQNVEWAQWLSGTYGNKNYDLTIISHVEPFDLGNFAKPDYYWGYQSQAFNTLYDQIKRAPRPADRARLLGDAQRLIAQESVHAFLYQPQWVTVAKKGLRGLWKDMPVFVNDLSSLSWA; translated from the coding sequence ATGTTGAATCGCCGCCGCGTACTGGCCGCCAGCTCCCTGGCCAGCACCTCCCTGCTTGCGTCCTGGAGCGCCCTGGCCCAGGAAAAGAAGAACAGCATCGTGATCGCGCTCACGCTCGAGCCGCCAGGGCTCGATCCGACGGCCAATGCGGCCTCGTCGATTGCCGAGATCGTGCAGTACAACCTGTTCGAGACGCTGACCAAGATCAATTCCGACGGCAGCGTCTCGCCGCTGCTGGCCGAGAGCTGGGAAGTCGGCAGCGACCTCAAGACCTTCACCTTCAAACTGCGCAAGGGCGTGCGCTTTCACAACGGCGAGCCCTTCAATGCCGAAACGGTGAAGTTCTCCTTCGAGCGCGCGGCCGCCGAGAAAAGCACCAACAAGGACCGGCGCAACTTCACCGGCCTGCGCGTCCAGGTGGTCGACCCGTACACCGTGACCATCGTCAACGAGGATGTGGACCCCGACTTCCTGTTCGTGCTGGGCCAGGCCACCTCGATCATCGTCGAGCCCAAGAGCGCAGCCACGAACGCCACCCAGCCCGTGGGCACCGGCCCCTATCTGGTCGGCCGCTGGAGCAAGGGCGCGTCCGTCACCCTCAACGCCTGGAAGGACTTTCGCGCCGCGCGCGACATCCAGATCCAGCGCGCCACCTTCCGCTTCATTCCCGACCCCGCGGCCCAGGTCGCGGCGCTGATGGCCGGCGACGTGGACTGCTTCCCGCGCGTGTCGCCGCGCTCCATCGCGCAGTTCAAGTCCAACCCGCGCTTCGAGGTGCTGGTCAGCGGCTCGCGCGCCAAGACCATCATGGCGATGAACAACGCGCGCAAGCCTTTGAGCGACGTGCGCGTGCGCCGCGCCATCGCCGCCGCCATCGACCGCAAGGCGGTGATCGACGGCGCGGCCGAAGGCTATGGGGTGCCCATCGGCAGCTACTACGTGCCCACCGCCTTTGGCTATGTCGACACGACCGGCGTCAATCCCTACGACCTGGCCAAGGCCAAGGCGCTGCTGGCCGAGGCCGGCGTGAAGCTGCCCCTGACGCTGACCATGACGCTGCCGCCGGCGCCCTATGCGCGCCAGGGCGGCGAGGTCATCGCGGCGCAGCTCGCCAAGATCGGCATCCAGGTCAAGCTGCAGAACGTCGAATGGGCGCAGTGGCTCAGCGGCACCTACGGCAACAAGAACTACGACCTGACGATCATTTCGCACGTCGAGCCCTTCGACCTGGGCAACTTCGCCAAGCCCGACTACTACTGGGGCTACCAGTCGCAGGCGTTCAACACGCTGTACGACCAGATCAAGCGCGCCCCCCGCCCCGCCGACCGCGCCCGCCTGCTCGGCGATGCCCAGCGCCTGATCGCGCAGGAATCGGTGCATGCGTTCCTGTACCAGCCGCAGTGGGTCACGGTGGCGAAGAAAGGCCTGCGCGGGCTTTGGAAAGACATGCCCGTCTTTGTCAACGACCTGTCGTCGCTGTCCTGGGCTTGA
- a CDS encoding 50S ribosomal protein L25/general stress protein Ctc, which produces MKFVATERAKQGTGASRRLRNSGNTPGIVYGGGAEPLAIETNHNELWHALKKEAFHSSVLEMDIAGQTSKVVLRDVQFHPYKQLVLHVDFQRVDEKTKLHLNVPLHFEGADKSPAVAQDKCVVTPLVTALPVICVPSDLPEFITVDLSNLQKGSSFTLKNVKLPKGVEAHIRGTQSNPALVSIVPPADEIAAPAEGAAPAAPAKKGKK; this is translated from the coding sequence ATGAAATTCGTCGCTACAGAGCGCGCCAAGCAAGGTACGGGTGCGAGCCGCCGTCTGCGTAATTCGGGCAACACCCCCGGTATCGTCTACGGTGGCGGTGCCGAACCCCTGGCCATCGAAACCAACCACAACGAACTGTGGCACGCCCTGAAGAAGGAAGCGTTCCACTCCAGCGTCCTGGAAATGGACATCGCCGGCCAGACCAGCAAGGTCGTGCTGCGTGACGTGCAATTCCACCCCTACAAGCAGCTCGTGCTGCACGTGGACTTCCAGCGCGTCGACGAGAAGACCAAGCTGCACCTGAACGTGCCCCTGCACTTCGAAGGCGCCGACAAGTCGCCCGCCGTGGCCCAGGACAAGTGCGTCGTGACCCCCCTGGTCACCGCCCTGCCCGTGATCTGCGTTCCTTCGGACCTGCCCGAGTTCATCACCGTGGACCTGAGCAACCTGCAAAAGGGTTCGTCGTTCACGCTGAAGAACGTGAAGCTGCCCAAGGGCGTCGAAGCCCACATCCGCGGCACGCAAAGCAACCCGGCCCTGGTCTCGATCGTGCCCCCGGCCGACGAGATCGCTGCTCCCGCCGAAGGCGCCGCACCCGCTGCTCCCGCCAAGAAGGGCAAGAAGTAA
- the pth gene encoding aminoacyl-tRNA hydrolase: MIKLFVGLGNPGPEYEDTRHNAGFWWIDGLARELKVSLQPERSYFGLAARASVDGQNVWLLKPQTYMNLSGKSVGALARFFKILPEEVLVVHDELDMLPGQAKLKRGGGHAGHNGLRDIHAQLGTPDYWRLRIGIGHPGDRAEVANWVLKKPAPDQRTLIEDSIAHSLRSWRLLQAGEMDKATLQIHTTKPPRPKPAKPVVEG; the protein is encoded by the coding sequence ATGATCAAATTGTTTGTTGGCCTGGGCAACCCCGGCCCCGAGTACGAGGACACGCGCCACAACGCCGGTTTCTGGTGGATCGACGGCCTGGCGCGCGAACTCAAGGTCTCGCTGCAGCCCGAGCGCAGCTATTTCGGCCTGGCCGCGCGCGCCAGCGTCGACGGCCAGAACGTCTGGCTGCTCAAGCCGCAGACCTACATGAATCTTTCGGGCAAGTCCGTCGGGGCGCTGGCGCGCTTCTTCAAGATCCTGCCCGAGGAGGTGCTGGTGGTGCACGACGAACTGGACATGCTGCCCGGCCAGGCCAAGCTCAAGCGCGGGGGCGGCCACGCGGGCCACAACGGGCTGCGCGACATCCATGCGCAGCTGGGCACGCCCGACTACTGGCGCCTGCGCATCGGCATCGGCCACCCGGGCGACCGCGCCGAAGTGGCGAACTGGGTGCTGAAGAAACCCGCACCCGACCAGCGCACGCTGATCGAGGACTCCATCGCGCATTCGCTCAGGTCGTGGCGGCTGCTGCAGGCGGGGGAGATGGACAAGGCAACGCTGCAGATCCATACGACCAAGCCGCCGCGGCCCAAGCCGGCGAAGCCGGTAGTGGAGGGGTGA
- a CDS encoding YfhL family 4Fe-4S dicluster ferredoxin, translated as MALMITDECINCDVCEPECPNDAIYMGEFIYEIAPSKCTECVGHFDEPQCVQICPVACIPVNPEFVETRETLLQKFNRLEAAKAQGD; from the coding sequence ATGGCGCTGATGATCACCGACGAGTGCATCAACTGCGACGTCTGCGAGCCCGAGTGCCCGAACGATGCGATCTACATGGGAGAGTTCATCTACGAGATTGCGCCTTCGAAGTGCACCGAATGCGTGGGCCACTTCGACGAGCCGCAATGCGTGCAGATCTGCCCGGTGGCTTGCATTCCGGTGAATCCGGAGTTCGTGGAGACGCGGGAGACTTTGCTGCAGAAGTTCAATCGGCTGGAGGCAGCGAAGGCGCAGGGAGATTGA
- a CDS encoding ABC transporter permease, with protein MSVFLLKRILTLIATLAATSAVVFMVLDVLPGNAAQVLMGPDAAPEAVQALAEQLGLDQPAWQRYVQWVQGLLVLDLGNSYAYGSPVLDLVLERLALTVPLAVLAMLITTLLALLAGVYAASRHGRWGDMGVMGLAQLGIAIPNFWFAILLILLFSVKLQWFSAGGFPGWTEEAGGGFWPGLKALLLPAISLAVVQAAILARITRSAVLDVMREDFVRTARAKGLSTRAVLWGHVLRNAMVPVVTVMGLQFANLLAGTIVVENVFYLPGLGRLIFQSIANRDLIVVRNCVMLLAAMVVLVNFIVDLLYAAIDPRLKASDL; from the coding sequence ATGAGTGTCTTTCTCCTCAAACGCATCCTCACCCTGATCGCCACCCTGGCCGCCACCTCGGCCGTGGTGTTCATGGTGCTGGACGTGTTGCCGGGCAATGCCGCGCAGGTGCTGATGGGGCCGGACGCCGCGCCCGAGGCCGTGCAGGCCCTGGCCGAGCAGCTGGGCCTCGACCAGCCAGCCTGGCAGCGCTACGTGCAGTGGGTGCAGGGCCTCCTGGTGCTGGACCTGGGCAACAGCTATGCCTATGGCAGCCCGGTGCTGGACCTGGTGCTCGAGCGCCTCGCGCTCACCGTGCCGCTGGCGGTGCTGGCCATGCTGATCACCACGCTGCTGGCATTGCTGGCCGGCGTCTACGCCGCCTCGCGCCATGGCCGCTGGGGCGATATGGGCGTCATGGGCTTGGCCCAATTGGGCATTGCCATTCCCAACTTCTGGTTTGCCATCCTGCTGATCCTGCTGTTCTCGGTGAAGCTGCAGTGGTTCTCGGCCGGCGGCTTTCCCGGATGGACCGAGGAAGCCGGCGGCGGCTTCTGGCCCGGGCTCAAGGCGCTGCTGCTGCCGGCGATCTCGTTGGCGGTGGTGCAGGCCGCGATCCTGGCGCGCATCACGCGCTCGGCCGTGCTGGACGTCATGCGCGAGGATTTCGTGCGCACCGCGCGCGCCAAGGGCCTGTCTACGCGCGCCGTGCTCTGGGGACATGTGCTGCGCAATGCCATGGTGCCCGTCGTCACGGTGATGGGCCTGCAGTTCGCCAACCTGCTGGCGGGCACCATCGTCGTCGAGAATGTCTTCTACCTGCCGGGCCTTGGCCGGCTGATCTTCCAGTCCATCGCCAACCGCGACCTGATCGTGGTGCGCAACTGCGTGATGCTGCTGGCCGCCATGGTGGTACTGGTCAATTTCATCGTCGACCTGCTGTATGCGGCCATCGATCCGCGCCTGAAAGCCAGCGACCTATGA
- a CDS encoding endonuclease/exonuclease/phosphatase family protein — MTVSNPSDPGILRVATYNIHKGVQGLGPARRLEIHNLGLAVEQLDADIVCLQEVRKMNRREALYFDRWPELSQAEYLAPEGYEAVYTTNAYTRDGEHGNALLTRWPVIGHKHEDMSDHRFEQRGLLHVEIDIEGRRVHAIVVHLGLIRGSRMRQIAQLQRFIEREVPPGAPLVVAGDFNDWGGQIKRMLAGFGLYEFDEGVDVLTYPSRLPLAQLDHVYVRGLTPCGLHVPKGKIWWRMSDHLPLIAEFKL, encoded by the coding sequence ATGACTGTTTCCAACCCATCCGATCCCGGCATCCTGCGCGTGGCAACCTACAACATCCACAAGGGTGTGCAGGGCCTGGGGCCTGCGCGGCGGCTGGAAATCCACAACCTGGGCCTGGCCGTCGAGCAGCTCGACGCCGATATCGTCTGCCTGCAGGAAGTGCGCAAGATGAACCGGCGCGAGGCGCTGTACTTCGACCGCTGGCCCGAACTGTCGCAGGCCGAATACCTGGCGCCCGAAGGCTACGAGGCGGTCTACACCACCAATGCCTACACGCGCGACGGCGAGCACGGCAATGCGCTGCTCACGCGCTGGCCGGTCATCGGCCACAAGCACGAGGACATGTCCGACCACCGCTTCGAGCAGCGCGGCCTGCTGCACGTGGAGATCGACATCGAAGGCCGGCGCGTGCATGCGATCGTCGTGCACCTGGGGCTGATCCGTGGCAGCCGCATGCGCCAGATCGCGCAGCTGCAGCGCTTCATCGAGCGCGAGGTGCCGCCGGGCGCGCCGCTGGTCGTGGCCGGCGACTTCAACGACTGGGGCGGGCAGATCAAGCGCATGCTGGCCGGTTTCGGGCTGTACGAATTCGACGAGGGCGTCGACGTGCTGACCTATCCCTCGCGCCTGCCGCTGGCGCAGCTCGACCATGTCTATGTGCGCGGGCTCACGCCCTGCGGGCTGCATGTGCCCAAGGGCAAGATCTGGTGGCGCATGTCGGACCACCTGCCGCTGATCGCCGAATTCAAGCTCTGA
- a CDS encoding ABC transporter permease, with amino-acid sequence MNTSASLGHSAAPGAWRRALRQRSLVLGAALTLALVLAAGLSFVWTPWSPYEMDLAIKLQPPGAAHWLGTDAFGRDVASLLLVGARNSILVGLIAVGIGLLLGTALGLLAAARRGWVEEAIMRLADFTFAFPAILSAIMLTAVFGAGIVNAIIAIGIFNIPTFARVTRASANTVWSREYILAARACGRNRWSITWEHVLPNILPMLIVQATIQFAIAILAEAALSYLGLGTQPPQPSWGRMLSEAQTLMFEAPLLAIWPGLAIALAVLGLNLLGDGLRDLLDPRLTRAR; translated from the coding sequence ATGAATACCTCCGCCTCCCTCGGCCACAGCGCGGCGCCCGGCGCCTGGCGGCGCGCGCTGCGCCAGCGCAGCCTGGTGCTGGGCGCGGCGCTGACGCTGGCGCTGGTGCTGGCGGCGGGCCTGTCGTTCGTGTGGACACCCTGGTCGCCTTACGAGATGGACCTGGCCATCAAGCTGCAGCCGCCTGGCGCCGCGCACTGGCTCGGCACCGATGCCTTCGGCCGCGACGTGGCCTCGCTGCTGCTGGTGGGCGCGCGCAACTCCATCCTGGTCGGCTTGATCGCCGTGGGCATCGGCCTGCTGCTGGGCACGGCGCTGGGGCTGCTGGCGGCGGCACGGCGCGGCTGGGTCGAGGAAGCGATCATGCGCCTGGCCGACTTCACCTTTGCCTTTCCCGCGATCCTGTCGGCCATCATGCTCACGGCGGTGTTCGGCGCGGGCATCGTCAACGCCATCATCGCCATCGGCATCTTCAACATCCCGACCTTCGCGCGCGTCACGCGCGCCTCGGCCAACACGGTCTGGTCGCGCGAATACATCCTCGCCGCGCGCGCCTGCGGCAGGAACCGCTGGTCCATCACCTGGGAACATGTGCTGCCCAACATCCTGCCGATGCTGATCGTGCAGGCCACGATCCAGTTCGCCATCGCCATCCTGGCCGAGGCCGCCCTGTCCTATCTCGGGCTGGGCACGCAGCCGCCGCAGCCCTCCTGGGGCCGCATGCTGAGCGAGGCCCAGACCCTGATGTTCGAGGCGCCGCTGCTGGCCATCTGGCCGGGCCTGGCGATCGCGCTGGCGGTGCTGGGCCTGAACCTGCTGGGCGACGGCCTGCGCGACCTGCTCGACCCGCGCCTGACCCGCGCGCGCTGA
- the folE gene encoding GTP cyclohydrolase I, translating to MLRESAAEMNTASPDEGTPVSVKIRERLAAARKRYNANDNIAEFIEPGELEKLLDEVEHKMQGVLDSLVIDTAKDHNTRTTARRVAKMYVNEVFKGRYTQAPAITEFPNAEHLNELMIVGPITVRSACSHHFCPVIGKIWIGVLPNEHTNVIGLSKYARLVDWVMGRPQIQEEAVVQLADLIMEKTQPDGLAIVMEASHFCMSWRGVREMDSKMLNSVMRGVFLKDPTLRREFLSLIPGRN from the coding sequence ATGCTCAGAGAATCCGCTGCCGAAATGAACACAGCCAGCCCCGACGAGGGCACGCCCGTTTCCGTCAAAATCCGCGAGCGGTTGGCTGCCGCGCGCAAGCGCTACAACGCCAACGACAACATTGCCGAATTCATCGAGCCCGGCGAGCTGGAGAAGCTGCTGGACGAGGTCGAGCACAAGATGCAGGGCGTGCTCGACAGCCTGGTCATCGACACCGCCAAGGACCACAACACCCGCACGACCGCGCGGCGCGTGGCCAAGATGTATGTCAACGAGGTGTTCAAGGGCCGCTACACGCAGGCCCCGGCCATCACCGAGTTCCCCAACGCCGAGCATCTCAACGAGCTGATGATCGTCGGCCCGATCACCGTGCGCAGCGCCTGCAGCCACCATTTCTGCCCCGTGATCGGCAAGATCTGGATCGGCGTGCTGCCCAACGAGCACACCAACGTCATCGGCCTGTCGAAGTACGCGCGGCTGGTCGACTGGGTCATGGGCCGCCCGCAGATCCAGGAAGAGGCGGTGGTGCAGCTGGCCGACCTGATCATGGAAAAGACCCAGCCCGACGGCCTGGCCATCGTCATGGAGGCCTCGCACTTCTGCATGTCCTGGCGCGGCGTGCGCGAGATGGACTCGAAGATGCTCAATTCGGTCATGCGCGGCGTGTTCCTCAAGGACCCCACGCTGCGCCGTGAATTTCTCTCGCTGATTCCCGGAAGGAACTGA
- a CDS encoding ABC transporter ATP-binding protein: MALLEVSQLQLTLATPRGPAVAVRGMDFSLERGATLGIIGESGSGKSLTAMALMGLLPEHAQLSGSIRFDGRELIGLRESERSALRGNRMAMVFQEPMTALNPLHRIGRQVAEPLRRHRGLDAAAARRQAVALLDRVGIADAARRADAYPHEFSGGQRQRITIAMALACEPDLLIADEPTTALDVTIQQQILDLISDLVDERGMALLLISHDLAVVSQNVDQMLVMYGGTVVESGPTEAIFGHLGHPYTRALLAARPQLGAAQQRLPTIAGSVPALGEMPPGCPFAGRCAHTIDPCTRQRPPAVRVDGAADHWTRCVRPEVVQTPSAVSAPP, encoded by the coding sequence ATGGCATTGCTCGAAGTCTCCCAACTGCAGCTCACGCTGGCCACGCCGCGCGGCCCGGCCGTGGCCGTGCGCGGCATGGATTTTTCGCTCGAGCGCGGCGCCACGCTGGGCATCATCGGCGAATCGGGCAGCGGCAAGTCGCTCACCGCCATGGCGCTGATGGGCCTGCTGCCGGAGCATGCGCAGCTCTCTGGCAGCATCCGCTTCGACGGCCGGGAGCTCATCGGCCTGCGCGAGTCCGAACGCAGCGCGCTGCGCGGCAACCGCATGGCGATGGTCTTCCAGGAGCCGATGACGGCGCTCAATCCGCTGCACCGCATCGGTCGTCAGGTGGCCGAGCCGCTGCGCCGCCACCGCGGGCTCGATGCCGCGGCCGCGCGGCGCCAGGCCGTGGCCCTGCTCGACCGCGTGGGCATTGCCGACGCCGCGCGCCGCGCCGACGCCTACCCGCACGAGTTCTCGGGCGGCCAGCGCCAGCGCATCACCATCGCCATGGCGCTGGCCTGCGAGCCCGATCTCCTGATTGCCGACGAGCCGACCACGGCGCTCGACGTGACCATCCAGCAGCAGATCCTCGACCTGATCAGCGACCTGGTCGACGAGCGCGGCATGGCGCTGCTGCTGATCTCGCACGACCTGGCCGTGGTGTCGCAGAACGTCGACCAGATGCTGGTCATGTATGGCGGCACTGTGGTCGAAAGCGGCCCGACCGAGGCCATCTTCGGTCACCTGGGCCATCCCTACACGCGCGCGCTCCTGGCGGCGCGGCCGCAGCTGGGCGCGGCGCAGCAACGCCTGCCGACCATTGCCGGCAGCGTGCCCGCGCTGGGCGAGATGCCGCCCGGCTGCCCGTTTGCCGGGCGCTGCGCGCACACCATCGACCCATGCACGCGCCAGCGCCCCCCCGCAGTCCGCGTCGATGGGGCGGCAGACCACTGGACCCGCTGCGTGCGGCCCGAAGTCGTGCAGACCCCCTCCGCCGTTTCCGCCCCGCCATGA